In a single window of the Raphanus sativus cultivar WK10039 chromosome 9, ASM80110v3, whole genome shotgun sequence genome:
- the LOC108826347 gene encoding protein PHYTOCHROME KINASE SUBSTRATE 1-like has translation MVSLTSSSSSTPKISFDFTKNNITTSFNVPVSSSASTYLKSKEEAVVTTNKLMEHCKLLNINPKGDPELVDEKQMVKKALEDPEIGVFGAEKYFSGDMDSDQSSSVLSLKNPEVVDLKQREKKSTGAPSLRSESSWNSQSMLLQNKLENTCNGYVQEKKINSGQIQKVVNNKKSFLLNLGCKCACSDGISVDVDDKILVKRSSDPIKIQKQEELVQRKSLEVAQKKLTLPPWQSITDEEDTKSEGSDTSSDLFEIDNLTGKTKPFLARQGSDSVSTTCYAPSEASIEWSIVTASAADFSVMSACATSPLGRNRSLQIPTKTAPQRLKPNNGSGGFLSCKSHKSVMVSSNSDRRSSMNKNKTCPNYVPRHPQVMDSTTKRKSFETRRRINNSSPSPLLYSQY, from the coding sequence atggtgtccttaacatcatcatcttcttcaacaCCAAAGATATCTTTTGATTTTACCAAGAACAACATCACTACCAGTTTCAATGTCCCTgtctcttcttctgcttctacTTACTTGAAAAGCAAGGAAGAAGCTGTTGTCACAACCAATAAGCTCATGGAACACTGCAAACTCCTAAACATCAATCCAAAAGGTGATCCGGAGCTTGTAGATGAGAAGCAAATGGTGAAGAAAGCTCTTGAAGATCCAGAGATAGGTGTGTTTGGAGCTGAGAAGTACTTTAGTGGAGACATGGATTCAGACCAGAGTTCAAGTGTTCTGTCTCTCAAAAACCCAGAAGTTGTTGATTTGAAGCAGAGGGAGAAGAAATCTACTGGAGCGCCGAGTCTCCGCTCTGAATCAAGCTGGAATAGTCAGAGCATGTTGCTTCAAAACAAATTGGAGAACACCTGTAACGGTTACGTGCAGGAGAAGAAAATCAATAGTGGCCAGATTCAAAAGGTGGTCAACAATAAGAAGAGCTTTCTCTTGAATCTAGGGTGTAAATGCGCATGTTCAGATGGGATCTCAGTAGATGTTGATGATAAGATCTTGGTTAAGAGAAGCTCTGATCCGATCAAGATTCAGAAGCAAGAAGAGTTGGTGCAGAGGAAGTCTCTTGAAGTTGCTCAAAAGAAACTCACATTGCCTCCATGGCAATCAATAACAGATGAAGAAGACACAAAGAGTGAAGGAAGTGATACAAGCTCGGATCTTTTCGAGATAGATAATCTTACAGGGAAAACAAAACCTTttcttgcaaggcaaggaagtgACTCTGTTTCAACCACATGTTATGCTCCAAGTGAAGCAAGCATAGAGTGGAGCATAGTGACTGCAAGTGCTGCAGATTTCTCTGTTATGTCAGCATGTGCAACAAGCCCTCTAGGAAGAAACCGATCTCTTCAGATCCCTACCAAAACCGCACCGCAAAGACTGAAACCTAACAATGGAAGTGGTGGTTTTCTGAGCTGCAAGAGTCATAAATCGGTTATGGTTTCTAGTAATTCAGACAGAAGAAGTAGCATGAACAAGAACAAGACATGCCCAAATTATGTTCCAAGACATCCCCAAGTTATGGACAGTACTACTAAACGTAAGAGTTTCGAAACAAGAAGAAGGATCAATAACAGCTCACCATCACCTCTTCTATACAGTCAGTACTGA